A section of the Poecile atricapillus isolate bPoeAtr1 unplaced genomic scaffold, bPoeAtr1.hap1 scaffold_111, whole genome shotgun sequence genome encodes:
- the LOC131574194 gene encoding LOW QUALITY PROTEIN: G-patch domain and KOW motifs-containing protein-like (The sequence of the model RefSeq protein was modified relative to this genomic sequence to represent the inferred CDS: deleted 1 base in 1 codon), protein MAAGDGAAAAEGTAGPGRGPGPVSFAFSRRAERRRPLPAGPCAEPGAGGDTDSDTDFLTAVEDRELLSTRPAPPPKKELVIPLIPPHRWRNPEPPRADTGPAPAADSAPNTAPAGDPPGPPSVEAQAVQELLQEARQSQEQPNGDSGPPISIPLQLPDKDIATGPQPTAQDYEAVPVGQFGLAMLRGMGWSQGQGIGRTFPRVVTPLEHRPRPRGLGLGAEAAPPGAPKAGEPSQGGPAVGDPVRVEAGPHRGVEGKVEALDPETGRALVRLQLGGQVVAVNQHGLSPVSTGASGRPPQKGSEEQGGEPPRGGGSKRKEPPENERAGKQPRGAPPVPPHWLHRDLRVRCVDRAFRGGRFYNCKMQIEDLLAPDTCVCRTDDGRLVEGLREASLETVVPRGSSDRVMVVLGEHKGKVGRILEREPERGRALVQLGRDAAPQVLPLPYDSICHYLGGSDDD, encoded by the exons ATGGCGGCGGGCGATGGCGCGGCGGCGGCCGAGGGcaccgcggggccgggg cgggggccggGGCCGGTGTCGTTCGCTTTCAGCCGCAGGGCGGAGCGACGGCGGCCGCTGCCCGCGGGACCCTGCGCGGAGCCCGGCGCCGGCGGCGACACCGACAGCGACACTGACTTCCTGACGGCGGTGGAGGACCGGGAGCTGCTCAG CACgcggccggccccgccccccaaGAAAGAGCTGGTGATCCCCCTGATCCCCCCCCACCGCTGGAGGAACCCGGAGCCCCCCCGTGCCGACACaggccccgccccggccgctgACTCCGCCCCCAACACAGCCCCCGCCGGAgaccccccgggccccccctcGGTGGAGGCTCAGgcggtgcaggagctgctgcagg AGGCTCGGCAGAGTCAGGAGCAGCCCAACGGGGACTCGGGAccccccatctccatcccccTCCAGCTGCCCGACAAGGACATTGCCACGGGGCCACAGCCG ACTGCCCAGGACTACGAGGCCGTGCCCGTGGGCCAGTTCGGACTGGCCATGCTGCGGGGGATGGGCTGGAGCCAGGGCCAGGGCATCGGGCGCACCTTCCCCAG GGTCGTGACCCCACTGGAGCACCGGCCACGCCCgcgggggctggggctgggggctgaggCCGCCCCCCCGGGCGCCCCCAAAGCCGGGGAGCCCTCCCAGGGGGGCCCGGCCGTGGGGGACCCTGTGCGCGTTGAGGCCGGGCCCCACCGCGGCGTGGAGGGCAAG GTGGAGGCACTGGACCCCGAGACCGGGCGAGCCCTGGTGCGGCTGCAGCTCGGGGGGCAAGTGGTGGCCGTGAACCAGCACGGGCTGAGCCCAGTCAGCACTG GTGCCTCTGGCCGTCCCCCCCAGAAGGGGTCGGAGGAACAGGGTGGGGAGCCCCCGCGGGGAGGGGGCTCCAAGCGGAAGGAGCCCCCCGAGAACGAGAG GGCGGGGAAGCAGCCGCGAGGGgccccccccgtgcccccccacTGGCTGCACCGGGACCTGCGGGTGCGCTGCGTGGACCGGGCCTTCCGCGGGGGCCGCTTCTACAACTGCAAG ATGCAGATCGAGGACCTGCTGGCTCCCGACACCTGCGTGTGCCGCACGGATGACGGGCGCCTGGTAGAGG gcCTGCGCGAGGCCTCTCTGGAGACCGTGGTGCCCCGGGGCAGCTCTGACCGCGTCATGGTGGTGCTGGGGGAGCACAAAGGGAAG GTGGGCCGGATCCTGGAGCGGGAGCCGGAGCGCGGGCGGGCGCTGGTGCAGCTGGGCCGGGATGCGGCCCCGCAGGTGCTGCCGCTGCCCTACGACTCCATCTGCCATTACCTGGGGGGCAGCGACGACgactga